Below is a window of Quercus robur chromosome 6, dhQueRobu3.1, whole genome shotgun sequence DNA.
CCAaactagattctcaaaaaaaaaaaaaaaaaaagttttaatccacatttttgttgtttggtcGCTTACATATGGGCCTTTCCAATAAAGTGGTGGAACTCAGTTTGGATAGACTATCACGGATATACGCAAGTCCCCAAAAGTCTAAACAAACAGAGGCTAGGGCAAACTTTGCAatcaatttttcatttaaaacattaaaaactttgccaaacccaaaaccaaaaccaaaaccaaaaccaaacccctcctctcttcttttctcgcttctctctctctctttgctgGCCACAGCCATCACCGCCGGAATCCGCCACAATCGGTCACGATAAAGGCTTCTTCTCCACCGCCTTTTCGTGACCGTAAAACCCAAGTGTTTGCTTTCTGAAGCCTCGGCTATTGCAATAACTAaggtaataaaaatttgttgaattttcaatttcaagcttggatttttttttttttttttttttttagttataatcGATTGAATTAGAGATGGTTGTACTtgaatttgattgattgattgattttaatcgtgggtttttttttttttttaatgtgttttttatgattaaaaaagggattttgggggtttttgattctttttggaATAGTTATTTTGTCTGTTTGTGCAATGACTCTTGAGGGTCCTCATATGGCTGAAACTCGAATGTTTATTTAAAAGGGGAACATGGGTTTTGTTCGTTTTGTTGTTTTGAGCTCTAATTTTGATGATCAATAAACTATTCGAATCATGTTAAGCTTTTATGGGGGTGGGAAGTGACTTTTGAGCTTAAGCTTTAAGCTTTTATGGAGAAAAAGAAGTGCGTTTTAGCTGGAGCTCATTGGTAATGATGGTATTAAGCTTGGCTTTGTGGATTTGTTCGGATtggatttttggattttttaataaGGATTTTGGGAATTTTATTGTAGCTATGAAATAGGTAAGGGACTACGGAGGCCATGGCATGATGACGAGTGACGACACTCTTTAGCACTCTTTGGAATATGTATAAAGCTATATTGTCTCTGAAACTTATGGGAAGTTGTTACTTTGGAATATTTATAAAGCTATGTTTGGTCTGAAACTTATGGGAAGTTCTTATGTGGTTAATTCAAGGGAAACAAGGCTTCCAAGTTTGATAAAATGGGATATTTGAGGGAGTCTTAACCTCCTACACTTAAGAGtttgtttagaaaataaaaaggtgatACTTGTTATTCAGTTTTGTTGCCCTATATACAACTTGAATAATAACAAAGCAGAAAAAAGTAGGACATGTTAACTCACACAAGCTAGAGAATACAGACCACCTACCACTTAAGGTTTGTTGTTGATTTGATAGATTCATGTAATTTGCGTGAGTGATTGTATGGTCTCCTGCTGTGTACATCCTGTATTCTTGGGAGTTGGAGTCGATCTCGTCTTTCTTGTATCTACTTTATTTTACATGTGTGGTGTCATGGAGAGCATAAGCTTTGTTGGAAGTAATCTGCTCAGAAAGTATTCGAGATTAGATCTTATTATACAGCATCCCTATTGGAGCTGCGAAATTCCTTTGGAAAAGAGTTTGGAAGTCTATTAAGTCTCtagattgctttttgggaaaaGCTTATCTGCAAATAACCTGAGGAAGAGAATACTTACTTCGGTGAGTTGGTGTTGCAGTGCAATGGGGATGGGGAGACAGTTTGTCACttgtttcttcattgtccttttTCCCGAGAGTTGTGGGATATGATTTTTACCTATTTTGGGGTTCAGTGGGTGATGTCTGTAGGGTTTGTAGACTTGGTAGCTTGTTGGCAAGGCTGATGTGGGTGGCATTGGAACAGTGAAATCTGGAAGGAGAAGGCCATCCCTCATTGTTGGAAAGAAGTGCCTTTGGTGGAAAGAATTGCTAGAAACTTTGAGGGGTGTGGGCGGACAGTTCTAGACCTGAAATTGCAGTGTTCAAAACCCTGTTTGAATGGTTGACAATGTTAGGATGCTTTTATTTTACTAACTTATTAGAGTTTATCAGTTATGTTCATCTAGTATATGTCTTGACTTGGGGCATTCAATTTTTCTAATAGAACTCTTTGTTTATCAGAACAAGTTCCCTAAGTCCAAACTCAACTAGATAAGTTCCTTGACAATTTCAAATACTTCATGGAGATAGATATCCTCCCCCTTAAAGTCAACCCCTGTCCTCTAAGGTATTATCTAGAAATTGTTGTTGCATTTGGGTTGATTAAGAGTTAttggaaattttgcaaaagTGGCATGAATATTCTTCTGCCTAAAATGTATCACTCATTCATCATTTGGCTTTCTAGACAACAAGACAAAGGTAAGTATGGGtacttttctttagtttttaaaatgtcTTCTTTTTGGATTTGATCTGCTTCCCTTTCATGTGTTCTTCAAGCTTGTTATATTGCAATGACAAGCATTTAGCTTTCTTAGGTGAATGATGTAGAGGTTGGAACTTTTTTATTGATATGTTACCATACTTGTCCAGCCTTTAGAGAACtttttacaactttttgttTGTGCTGACCTGCAATCCTTGGAGGCTTTTTTATGCTTTTGGGACTGTATTTTCCCTACTTTTATGCCAGTATTTTGTGATCTTCTATGCCATTGTTCTTATAATGGTTGGCCATTGCATGAGCTTACAATGTTGAGCTTGCTAAATAGCTCAGTGATTCTTTCCAAGATCTGCTGCTGATCAGAGATGAGGAAGCTAACTGTTTTGCTCCTCTTGCTGGTCTATGCCCAGATTCTAATATCCGTTATTATGTGCACTAATTTTTACTGGTTGCTTGGAGGGAACCAAGGCCTCCCAAGTTTGAAAATCGACTGCTTCAAGGGAGTCCTAACTCCTAACCTCCTACACTCTAGTGTTTCTTCAGATAATAAATGCTGATACTTTTATTCAACAAGCTAGGATAGAGACCACTTACTACTTAAAGACTACACATACAAGTCATAACAAATTGGAACAAACTTGGACACAACAACTCACTAAAGACTCAGTAAATTTCCTAAGTCTAGGCTCAACTAGACAAGTTAATTGACATTTTCTAATACTTCATGGAGATAGATACACAATAGAAGTCAAGGGTTCTCATTTAATACGCCAAGCATCTCAAGCTTGATTTTGTTTCTTAGTACACTTATCAAGCTTATTTGCCTTTCTTTAAACAAAACCATGATTTCTATGTGtattatgaaacaaaataaagcttGCAATGCTTGGATAGAAAAGATATGTCATGGTAGACATTCAGGAGGGTCTCTTTTTAAAGTCTTTATTTCTTTGcgtaattttataaataaatactgtgagatttaaattttgcagattaaattggtaaaaaaaaacctataccAGCAATCCATTTGGTCTGTCCAACTTCTACTGACCTTTGAATGATAAGGTGTTTGTGGGGAAGTGGGAAATGCAAGTCTTTTATTTCCTCTCCATTCCACATCCATCCAACCAAATAAAGCATGACCCTTCCTTCCGTccctcttcctttcttctttccttcttttaatGGAGGATTTGACTAATCTATTAGCAACTGTAACTTTAGTCCCCTCAGGTAGTGCTATGGTAGGTTTTCAAGTACCGTCTTCactacattttaattttgagtGTCAAATTCCAAtgctcttttaaaaaaaaaaaaattttattttaatgtgtgcGCATGTGTGCGTATGTGAAAAAGGCTTGCCTGCTATTCTTTGTTTTATGGTAGTTCTGAACTCTTTGGACCAGAGAACCTCTAAATGGTAGAGATGATTTTATTAGTAATCTTGAACGAGTGTTAGATTTTTGTGAGTAGGCTTCAGAACTAGCCTTGATATGGCAATGTTTCTAGTCTctattttgcataaaactcaaaGTGGTTTGTAGTTTCAGCATGGTTGAAGATGCTAAACATGTTAGATTCTTTGAGGGTGATTCTTCTTCTGTCATCAAGCTTCTACAGGATAGGTGCTCGTCTCATTTCCAGGGAGGTCATATTTTAAAAGACATTATGTCTCATTTAGACTCTTCTGTGAGTTGTTCTTTCTCTCATGTTGGTAGGCAAGGTAATGCGGTGGCGCATGCCTTAGCCCAGAGAGCTAGATTATATTTTCCCTCTGAGGCTTGGACGGAGTATGTTCCTCCAGCCATTTCTTCTTTTGTACTTTCCGACCTTAGAgtctaaattttattgatgatttacttctctttctcaaaaaaaaaaaaaaaaacttcccacTTAAAGTTTGTGATGTGAAAGTGATGCAAGGAGCActaaaatcatttaaaatttaatttttgattttgaatttgggtttttagtGCTGAggtttttgtgggatttaattgaaTGTTTCCATGAGTGTAATCCTTGAAACCCTATTTAACTAATGCTCTTGTAATGATGAAGGACATCAGAATTTGAATAAGAATTATATGAGTTGAGAATGTGTTTGTCCTTTGTTTGGTGCTGATTCTAGGGGTTTATCATTTTCCCCCTTATCCCCCCTTTTGATATTCTCCGGCATCAGAAAGGGCTGTAAGCATTgtcattttatgttttaatgtGTCTTGCCCTACACACTGCTcaactttgtcttttttttttttttttggctattccAGCTAACTGGCCAGGACTCAggtttttgtgggtttgtaaCCTGCTACTTACCTCCTTTTCCAATTATGTGCCTTAAATCATCTATATATGTTCCTGTTCTTCCACCAAACTGTCCAAGTATTATTGTTTCTGTACTGTTCTGACATGCTGCGTTATCTATATTTTTACATGAGATGTTCTTATAGAAGTTTTCTTTCTATTGcagtgggagattgttagagTTCTTAATAACGGGATACTGAACTGAAGTGAAGCTATTTCTGGATATTGATATTGGCATCCTTGACAAAATCATGGCTGTCTGCAAAAACCTTCGGCTGATTGCATATTCGCAAGAGATTGTAGATGGACAGCCAATCTATGTTTCCTCTAATTGCCTTCCTAGCAAGGCTTTAAGATATGAACCAGCTGGGCATGCTTTTCATGCTGCTGCTCTTAAATTACGTGGTTATGAGGAGGAAGATGCAGATGTTGATGATAAAAAGGTGGTTGACGATAAGGAACAGATGTATTTGCCATCATCTGATTCATATAGCAGCAAAGGTAAAAAGAAGTCTGGTGATGGAGCAAAGCAACAAGATCACTATGCATTATTGGGTCTAAGCCATGTAAGATATCTTGCCACGGAGGACCAGATAAAAAAAAGCTACCGTGAGGCTGCTTTGAGGTTTCATCCTGACAAACAGGCGGCCCTCCTCCTTGCTGAGGAAACAGAAGCTGCAAAACAGGCAAAGAAGGATGAAATAGAGAATCACTTTAAGTCCATCCAGGAAGCATATGAAGTTTTAATTGACCCTGTCAAGAGAAGAATTTATGACTCCACAGATGAGTTTGATGATGACATCCCCACTGACTGTGCCCCACAGGACTTCTTCAAGGTGTTTGGTCCAGCTTTCTTGAGGAATGGTCGGTGGTCAGTTAGCCAGCCAATCCCAACTTTAGGTGACGACAATACTCCTTTAAAAGAAGTTGATAATTTCTATAACTTCTGGTACACCTTCAAAAGTTGGAGAGAATTCCCACATGCTGATGAGTTTGATCTTGAGCAAGCTGAGTCTCGTGACCATAAGCGGTGGATGGAAAGGCAGAATGGAAAACTTGCAGAGAAGGCTAGGAAGGAAGAATATGTACGGATACGTTCTCTTGTTGACAATGCCTATAAAAGAGACCCAAGAATACTGAAGAGAAAGGAAGTGGAGAAAGCTGAGAAGCAGAGGAAAAAGGAGGCTAAGTATCTGGCAAAGAAGTTGCAGGAGGAAGAAGCTGCCAGGATTGCTGAAGAGGAGAGACGTCGgaaagaggaggaagaaaaaCGGGCTGCAGAAGCAGCTTCACTGCAAAAGAAGGctaaggagaaggagaagaaactCTTGCGCAAAGAGAGGACTCGTCTTAGAACAAGTTCAGGGTCTGTTGTATCACAGCATTTGCTTGATCTTTCTGGGGATGATGTTGAAAGTCTGTGTATGTCACTTGATATTGAGCAGCTGAGGAGCTTATGCAACAGGATGGAGCACACAGAGGGACTAGAGCAAGCAAAAGTTCTCAGAGATGCACTAGGATATAATAGTGATTCTAAGGGTAAGAAAGTAGATGAGCATACTCCACAGCAGAATGGTTCTGTAGAGGCTAATGGTAAGGTTCCATTAAGTAGctttgagaagaaagagaaacctTGGAGCAAAGAAGAAATTGAGCTCTTGAGAAAAGGTATGCAGAAGTATCCCAAAGGAACATCTCGGAGGTGGGAGGTTGTATCAGAATACATTGGTACAGGTAGATCTGTGGAAGAAATTCTGAAGGCAACCAAAACGGTTCTCCTTCAGAAGCCCGATACTGCTAAAGCATTTGATTCATTTCTTGAGAAGAGGAAACCTGCTCCGTCCATTGCATCTCCACTTACAACTAGAGAGGAAATAGAAGGTGTATCAACAACTCAGGGTTCTCAAAGCAGCAGTGCTTCAAAGATGGATAATCCAGAAGATTCTCCAACCAGAAGCACAAACGACCAGAATCCTTCTGATTCTAGTGCTGCAAATGGGGTTTCAAGTCCGGAGCACGATGTGTGGTCTGCTGTACAAGAAAAGGCATTGGTTCAGGCTTTAAAAACCTTCCCAAA
It encodes the following:
- the LOC126689492 gene encoding uncharacterized protein LOC126689492, with the translated sequence MAVCKNLRLIAYSQEIVDGQPIYVSSNCLPSKALRYEPAGHAFHAAALKLRGYEEEDADVDDKKVVDDKEQMYLPSSDSYSSKGKKKSGDGAKQQDHYALLGLSHVRYLATEDQIKKSYREAALRFHPDKQAALLLAEETEAAKQAKKDEIENHFKSIQEAYEVLIDPVKRRIYDSTDEFDDDIPTDCAPQDFFKVFGPAFLRNGRWSVSQPIPTLGDDNTPLKEVDNFYNFWYTFKSWREFPHADEFDLEQAESRDHKRWMERQNGKLAEKARKEEYVRIRSLVDNAYKRDPRILKRKEVEKAEKQRKKEAKYLAKKLQEEEAARIAEEERRRKEEEEKRAAEAASLQKKAKEKEKKLLRKERTRLRTSSGSVVSQHLLDLSGDDVESLCMSLDIEQLRSLCNRMEHTEGLEQAKVLRDALGYNSDSKGKKVDEHTPQQNGSVEANGKVPLSSFEKKEKPWSKEEIELLRKGMQKYPKGTSRRWEVVSEYIGTGRSVEEILKATKTVLLQKPDTAKAFDSFLEKRKPAPSIASPLTTREEIEGVSTTQGSQSSSASKMDNPEDSPTRSTNDQNPSDSSAANGVSSPEHDVWSAVQEKALVQALKTFPKETNQRWERVAAAVPGKTVNQCKKKFTSLKESFRNKKTAV